aatcattaaacgttttttttttcgttatcctatggcatataaaatatttattaaatatatattaaataatatataaatattaattttacacacacacatatatgtataatttattaactttgtgGAAGAGactagaataaaaaatcttattgcACCAAATATATTCATGTGAATCgacaataaatgaataattttgataattattatcttgtgtttgattaataaagaaattttatcatttaacgTGTAgtcaaaaagtataaaaatatataaaatagtagtCCACAGTCgtgtatatattagaaattaattttaaatgtgcaATATAAATGTGATCTTTTTCACACAATttgcttataattaaaattatattttttatctattatatatacgtggctctttattattcattatttagaAGCAATTTGAGCAGCTCTTCGTATCTTTTTgccataaattttattaaatgcataGCGCCATGCAGTGTGAATTAggcaattatattgttaattagaGATTGCCGATTGTTtatacaaaatgaaaaatcgatATGTATCCTTTACGAATATTTGACAATGCCATTCTTAAAAGTACAAAAACCTACGTGGTGCGAACAACGAATAGAATTTTGCAAACGTAATGGTTGGCGACACGCTATATACATGCCTGTAGCGAAACGTATCGTTAAAGCACATTACAAGGGTGAATGGAGAAACGATAAAAGAGAGGGTAAAGGCATAGGAGTAAGCaggtgttataaaaattatatccctTAAATTTACTCAACATTTTACCCCTTGTTTTCCcttatttttgtatgtaataaccacaagatttatttttttttttcaataaattgatTCTACTTTTGTGatctaaaaatgatataacaaaactatacataaaatcaaatcaaatattaacaatatataaatatatatttctattttatctaataattacggaaatatattaataaaatcaaatcaaatattaataaaatataaatatatgtttgaattgtaatttctattttatgtaataattgcggaaatatagaaagaaattataaactatGAATTTTAAGcacgttaaataattaaagatattacttCTTTCATATTAACATACATTCAAGTCCCATATTTCATTCGctgttatatatatggaatCATTCTTTCACACAGCCACGGCTGGGTGTACGAAGGTGATTGGCTTAAGGATCGCAGACATGGTTACGGTATCCTGAGTAAAATTTCGGAAGACGGTAACATACGTAAAGTGTATGCCGGTGACTGGGCGGAAGGAAGAAAACACGGATTCGGGAGCAATTGGTACAGAGATGGCAGTTATTACGAAGGAATGTTTCGGAAAAACAAACGAGACGGTTACGGTCAAATTTGGTACAAATGCGGCAGTGGATATTATCAGGGCACATGGTCAAACGATCGTTATCATGGAGAAGGAATATTCATTCAAGGTACACATAAGACTTTTAAATACGAtttcgcaaaataaatttgtttagaaatatttgtcatttttttccttttaattatatattacatagagAATAAAGACAgagtaatacatttttctccTTAACTGCTTGTTTGATCTTATTCTCATTTGACGCATTAATTCCCTTATTAGTCTCTCATTTAAGGGCGCTCGAGATACTCTTATctgaaaattcataaatatttat
Above is a genomic segment from Anoplolepis gracilipes chromosome 3, ASM4749672v1, whole genome shotgun sequence containing:
- the LOC140663573 gene encoding uncharacterized protein; its protein translation is MPFLKVQKPTWCEQRIEFCKRNGWRHAIYMPVAKRIVKAHYKGEWRNDKREGKGIGVSRCYKNYITSFILTYIQVPYFIRCYIYGIILSHSHGWVYEGDWLKDRRHGYGILSKISEDGNIRKVYAGDWAEGRKHGFGSNWYRDGSYYEGMFRKNKRDGYGQIWYKCGSGYYQGTWSNDRYHGEGIFIQENGNLYEGQFINGKKEGRGVFYHFDSHQIQKGCWENDVCVNSTIEDIDYRQSSLYPTLLHIPRINSQAMLHL